The following are encoded in a window of Bos indicus isolate NIAB-ARS_2022 breed Sahiwal x Tharparkar chromosome 21, NIAB-ARS_B.indTharparkar_mat_pri_1.0, whole genome shotgun sequence genomic DNA:
- the PRC1 gene encoding protein regulator of cytokinesis 1 isoform X2, with the protein MRRSEVLAEESIVCLQKALNHLREIWELIGIPEDQRLQRTEVVKKHIKDLLDMMIAEEESLKERLIKSIAVCQKELNTLCSELNVEPFHEEGETTILQLEKDLRTQVELRRKQKKERKQELKILQEQDQELCEILCMPHYEIDSTSVPSLEELNQFRQHVATLRETKASRREEFVNIKRQIILCMEELEHTPDTSFERDVVCEDEEAFCLSLENIATLQKLLRQLEVRKSQNEAVCEGLRAQIRELWDRLQIPAEEREAVATVMTGSKAKVRKALQLEVDRLEELKMQNMKKVIEAIRVEVAQYWDRCFYSQEQRQAFAAYYSEDYTENLLQLHDAEIVRLRNYYEVHKELFEGVQKWEESWRLFLEFERKASDPSRFTNRGGNLLKEEKQRAKLQKTLPKLEEELKARIEMWEREHSKAFVVNGQKFMEYVTEQWEMHQLEKERAKQERQLKNKKQTETEMLYGSTPRTPKRRGPTPSTPGKVRKLNTTTMSNATANSSIRPVFSGTVYRSPVSRLPPSGSKPVITSTCSGKKTPRAVKHGANKENLELNGSILSGGYPDSAPPRRNFSINSVASTYSEFARELSKASKSDAASRILNSTNIQS; encoded by the exons ATGAGGAGAAG tGAGGTGCTGGCAGAGGAGTCCATAGTATGTCTCCAGAAAGCCCTGAATCACCTTCGGGAAATATGGGAATTGATTGGCATTCCAGAGGACCAGCGGTTACAAAGAACTGAGGTTGTAAAGAAGCACATCAAG GACCTCCTGGATATGATGATTGCTGAAGAGGAAAGCCTGAAGGAAAGACTTATCAAAAGCATAGCCGTCTGTCAAAAAGAGCTGAATACTCTGTGCAGCGAGTTAAATGTCGAGCCTTTTCAT GAAGAAGGAGAGACAACCATCTTGCAACTAGAAAAGGATTTGCGCACTCAGGTGGAactgaggaggaaacagaaaaaggaaagaaaacaagaactgaaaattcttcaagaacaAGATCAAGAACTGTGTGAAATTCTTTGCATGCCCCATTATGAAATCGACAGCACCTCAGTTCCCAGCTTAGAAGAGCTGAACCAGTTTAGACAACACGTGGCAACTTTGAGGGAAACAAAA GCATCTAGGCGTGAGGAGTTTGTTAACATAAAGAGACAGATCATACTGTGTATGGAGGAATTAGAGCACACGCCAGACACAAGCTTTGAAAGAGACGTGGTGTGTGAAGATGAAGAAGCCTTCTGTTTATCTCTGGAAAATATTGCAACACTACAGAAGTTGCTCCGGCAG CTGGAAGTGCGAAAATCACAAAATGAAGCAGTGTGTGAGGGGCTGCGTGCTCAGATACGAGAGCTCTGGGATAGGTTGCAAATACCTGCAGAAGAAAGAGAAGCTGTGGCCACGGTTATGACTGGGTCGAAGGCCAAGGTCCGGAAAGCG CTGCAATTAGAAGTGGATCGGTTGGAAGAACTGAAAATGCAAAACATGAAGAAAGTGATTGAGGCAATCCGAGTGGAGGTGGCTCAGTACTGGGACAGGTGTTTTTATAGCCAGGAGCAGAGACAAGCTTTCGCTGCTTACTACTCTG AGGACTACACAGAAAATCTGCTCCAGCTCCATGATGCCGAGATCGTGCGGTTAAGAAACTACTATGAGGTTCACAAAGAACTCTTTGAAGGTGTCCAGAAGTGGGAAGAGAGCTGGAGGCTTTTCTTAGAGTTTGAG AGAAAAGCTTCAGATCCAAGTCGATTTACAAATCGTGGAGGAAATCTTCTaaaagaggaaaagcagagagCCAAGCTCCAAAAAACACTCCCTAAG TTGGAAGAGGAGTTGAAAGCAAGGATTGAAATGTGGGAACGAGAGCATTCAAAGGCATTTGTGGTGAATGGGCAGAAATTCATGGAGTATGTAACAGAACAGTGGGAGATGCACCAACTGGAGAAAGAGAGAGCCAAGCAGGAACGA caactaaagaacaagaagcagacagagacagagatgctCTACGGCAGTACTCCGCGAACACCCAAGCGGCGAGGACCGACACCCAGCACTCCAGGCAAAGTGCGCAAG CTGAACACTACCACCATGTCCAATGCTACGGCCAACAGCAGCATTCGGCCTGTCTTTTCGGGGACAGTCTACCGCTCTCCTGTGTCTCGACTTCCACCTTCTGGCAGCAAG CCAGTCATCACTTCCACCTGTTCGGGGAAAAAAACACCCCGTGCCGTCAAGCATGGAGCCAACAAGGAGAACCTGGAGCTCAATGGCAGCATCCTCAGCGGTGGGTACCCTGACTCGGCCCCCCCACGGCGCAACTTCAGCATTAATTCTGTTGCCAGCACCTATTCTGAGTTTGCG cGCGAACTTTCAAAGGCTTCCAAATCTGATGCTGCTTCCCGAATCCTCAATTCAACCAACATCCAGTCCTGA
- the PRC1 gene encoding protein regulator of cytokinesis 1 isoform X1 — translation MRRSEVLAEESIVCLQKALNHLREIWELIGIPEDQRLQRTEVVKKHIKDLLDMMIAEEESLKERLIKSIAVCQKELNTLCSELNVEPFHEEGETTILQLEKDLRTQVELRRKQKKERKQELKILQEQDQELCEILCMPHYEIDSTSVPSLEELNQFRQHVATLRETKASRREEFVNIKRQIILCMEELEHTPDTSFERDVVCEDEEAFCLSLENIATLQKLLRQLEVRKSQNEAVCEGLRAQIRELWDRLQIPAEEREAVATVMTGSKAKVRKALQLEVDRLEELKMQNMKKVIEAIRVEVAQYWDRCFYSQEQRQAFAAYYSEDYTENLLQLHDAEIVRLRNYYEVHKELFEGVQKWEESWRLFLEFERKASDPSRFTNRGGNLLKEEKQRAKLQKTLPKLEEELKARIEMWEREHSKAFVVNGQKFMEYVTEQWEMHQLEKERAKQERQLKNKKQTETEMLYGSTPRTPKRRGPTPSTPGKVRKLNTTTMSNATANSSIRPVFSGTVYRSPVSRLPPSGSKPVITSTCSGKKTPRAVKHGANKENLELNGSILSGGYPDSAPPRRNFSINSVASTYSEFAKDPSLSDSSTVGLQRELSKASKSDAASRILNSTNIQS, via the exons ATGAGGAGAAG tGAGGTGCTGGCAGAGGAGTCCATAGTATGTCTCCAGAAAGCCCTGAATCACCTTCGGGAAATATGGGAATTGATTGGCATTCCAGAGGACCAGCGGTTACAAAGAACTGAGGTTGTAAAGAAGCACATCAAG GACCTCCTGGATATGATGATTGCTGAAGAGGAAAGCCTGAAGGAAAGACTTATCAAAAGCATAGCCGTCTGTCAAAAAGAGCTGAATACTCTGTGCAGCGAGTTAAATGTCGAGCCTTTTCAT GAAGAAGGAGAGACAACCATCTTGCAACTAGAAAAGGATTTGCGCACTCAGGTGGAactgaggaggaaacagaaaaaggaaagaaaacaagaactgaaaattcttcaagaacaAGATCAAGAACTGTGTGAAATTCTTTGCATGCCCCATTATGAAATCGACAGCACCTCAGTTCCCAGCTTAGAAGAGCTGAACCAGTTTAGACAACACGTGGCAACTTTGAGGGAAACAAAA GCATCTAGGCGTGAGGAGTTTGTTAACATAAAGAGACAGATCATACTGTGTATGGAGGAATTAGAGCACACGCCAGACACAAGCTTTGAAAGAGACGTGGTGTGTGAAGATGAAGAAGCCTTCTGTTTATCTCTGGAAAATATTGCAACACTACAGAAGTTGCTCCGGCAG CTGGAAGTGCGAAAATCACAAAATGAAGCAGTGTGTGAGGGGCTGCGTGCTCAGATACGAGAGCTCTGGGATAGGTTGCAAATACCTGCAGAAGAAAGAGAAGCTGTGGCCACGGTTATGACTGGGTCGAAGGCCAAGGTCCGGAAAGCG CTGCAATTAGAAGTGGATCGGTTGGAAGAACTGAAAATGCAAAACATGAAGAAAGTGATTGAGGCAATCCGAGTGGAGGTGGCTCAGTACTGGGACAGGTGTTTTTATAGCCAGGAGCAGAGACAAGCTTTCGCTGCTTACTACTCTG AGGACTACACAGAAAATCTGCTCCAGCTCCATGATGCCGAGATCGTGCGGTTAAGAAACTACTATGAGGTTCACAAAGAACTCTTTGAAGGTGTCCAGAAGTGGGAAGAGAGCTGGAGGCTTTTCTTAGAGTTTGAG AGAAAAGCTTCAGATCCAAGTCGATTTACAAATCGTGGAGGAAATCTTCTaaaagaggaaaagcagagagCCAAGCTCCAAAAAACACTCCCTAAG TTGGAAGAGGAGTTGAAAGCAAGGATTGAAATGTGGGAACGAGAGCATTCAAAGGCATTTGTGGTGAATGGGCAGAAATTCATGGAGTATGTAACAGAACAGTGGGAGATGCACCAACTGGAGAAAGAGAGAGCCAAGCAGGAACGA caactaaagaacaagaagcagacagagacagagatgctCTACGGCAGTACTCCGCGAACACCCAAGCGGCGAGGACCGACACCCAGCACTCCAGGCAAAGTGCGCAAG CTGAACACTACCACCATGTCCAATGCTACGGCCAACAGCAGCATTCGGCCTGTCTTTTCGGGGACAGTCTACCGCTCTCCTGTGTCTCGACTTCCACCTTCTGGCAGCAAG CCAGTCATCACTTCCACCTGTTCGGGGAAAAAAACACCCCGTGCCGTCAAGCATGGAGCCAACAAGGAGAACCTGGAGCTCAATGGCAGCATCCTCAGCGGTGGGTACCCTGACTCGGCCCCCCCACGGCGCAACTTCAGCATTAATTCTGTTGCCAGCACCTATTCTGAGTTTGCG AAGGATCCGTCCCTCTCTGACAGCTCCACTGTTGGGCTTCAG cGCGAACTTTCAAAGGCTTCCAAATCTGATGCTGCTTCCCGAATCCTCAATTCAACCAACATCCAGTCCTGA
- the PRC1 gene encoding protein regulator of cytokinesis 1 isoform X4, translating into MRRSEVLAEESIVCLQKALNHLREIWELIGIPEDQRLQRTEVVKKHIKDLLDMMIAEEESLKERLIKSIAVCQKELNTLCSELNVEPFHEEGETTILQLEKDLRTQVELRRKQKKERKQELKILQEQDQELCEILCMPHYEIDSTSVPSLEELNQFRQHVATLRETKASRREEFVNIKRQIILCMEELEHTPDTSFERDVVCEDEEAFCLSLENIATLQKLLRQLEVRKSQNEAVCEGLRAQIRELWDRLQIPAEEREAVATVMTGSKAKVRKALQLEVDRLEELKMQNMKKVIEAIRVEVAQYWDRCFYSQEQRQAFAAYYSEDYTENLLQLHDAEIVRLRNYYEVHKELFEGVQKWEESWRLFLEFERKASDPSRFTNRGGNLLKEEKQRAKLQKTLPKLEEELKARIEMWEREHSKAFVVNGQKFMEYVTEQWEMHQLEKERAKQERQLKNKKQTETEMLYGSTPRTPKRRGPTPSTPGKVRKLNTTTMSNATANSSIRPVFSGTVYRSPVSRLPPSGSKPVITSTCSGKKTPRAVKHGANKENLELNGSILSEGSVPL; encoded by the exons ATGAGGAGAAG tGAGGTGCTGGCAGAGGAGTCCATAGTATGTCTCCAGAAAGCCCTGAATCACCTTCGGGAAATATGGGAATTGATTGGCATTCCAGAGGACCAGCGGTTACAAAGAACTGAGGTTGTAAAGAAGCACATCAAG GACCTCCTGGATATGATGATTGCTGAAGAGGAAAGCCTGAAGGAAAGACTTATCAAAAGCATAGCCGTCTGTCAAAAAGAGCTGAATACTCTGTGCAGCGAGTTAAATGTCGAGCCTTTTCAT GAAGAAGGAGAGACAACCATCTTGCAACTAGAAAAGGATTTGCGCACTCAGGTGGAactgaggaggaaacagaaaaaggaaagaaaacaagaactgaaaattcttcaagaacaAGATCAAGAACTGTGTGAAATTCTTTGCATGCCCCATTATGAAATCGACAGCACCTCAGTTCCCAGCTTAGAAGAGCTGAACCAGTTTAGACAACACGTGGCAACTTTGAGGGAAACAAAA GCATCTAGGCGTGAGGAGTTTGTTAACATAAAGAGACAGATCATACTGTGTATGGAGGAATTAGAGCACACGCCAGACACAAGCTTTGAAAGAGACGTGGTGTGTGAAGATGAAGAAGCCTTCTGTTTATCTCTGGAAAATATTGCAACACTACAGAAGTTGCTCCGGCAG CTGGAAGTGCGAAAATCACAAAATGAAGCAGTGTGTGAGGGGCTGCGTGCTCAGATACGAGAGCTCTGGGATAGGTTGCAAATACCTGCAGAAGAAAGAGAAGCTGTGGCCACGGTTATGACTGGGTCGAAGGCCAAGGTCCGGAAAGCG CTGCAATTAGAAGTGGATCGGTTGGAAGAACTGAAAATGCAAAACATGAAGAAAGTGATTGAGGCAATCCGAGTGGAGGTGGCTCAGTACTGGGACAGGTGTTTTTATAGCCAGGAGCAGAGACAAGCTTTCGCTGCTTACTACTCTG AGGACTACACAGAAAATCTGCTCCAGCTCCATGATGCCGAGATCGTGCGGTTAAGAAACTACTATGAGGTTCACAAAGAACTCTTTGAAGGTGTCCAGAAGTGGGAAGAGAGCTGGAGGCTTTTCTTAGAGTTTGAG AGAAAAGCTTCAGATCCAAGTCGATTTACAAATCGTGGAGGAAATCTTCTaaaagaggaaaagcagagagCCAAGCTCCAAAAAACACTCCCTAAG TTGGAAGAGGAGTTGAAAGCAAGGATTGAAATGTGGGAACGAGAGCATTCAAAGGCATTTGTGGTGAATGGGCAGAAATTCATGGAGTATGTAACAGAACAGTGGGAGATGCACCAACTGGAGAAAGAGAGAGCCAAGCAGGAACGA caactaaagaacaagaagcagacagagacagagatgctCTACGGCAGTACTCCGCGAACACCCAAGCGGCGAGGACCGACACCCAGCACTCCAGGCAAAGTGCGCAAG CTGAACACTACCACCATGTCCAATGCTACGGCCAACAGCAGCATTCGGCCTGTCTTTTCGGGGACAGTCTACCGCTCTCCTGTGTCTCGACTTCCACCTTCTGGCAGCAAG CCAGTCATCACTTCCACCTGTTCGGGGAAAAAAACACCCCGTGCCGTCAAGCATGGAGCCAACAAGGAGAACCTGGAGCTCAATGGCAGCATCCTCAGCG AAGGATCCGTCCCTCTCTGA
- the PRC1 gene encoding protein regulator of cytokinesis 1 isoform X3, whose translation MRRSEVLAEESIVCLQKALNHLREIWELIGIPEDQRLQRTEVVKKHIKDLLDMMIAEEESLKERLIKSIAVCQKELNTLCSELNVEPFHEEGETTILQLEKDLRTQVELRRKQKKERKQELKILQEQDQELCEILCMPHYEIDSTSVPSLEELNQFRQHVATLRETKASRREEFVNIKRQIILCMEELEHTPDTSFERDVVCEDEEAFCLSLENIATLQKLLRQLEVRKSQNEAVCEGLRAQIRELWDRLQIPAEEREAVATVMTGSKAKVRKALQLEVDRLEELKMQNMKKVIEAIRVEVAQYWDRCFYSQEQRQAFAAYYSEDYTENLLQLHDAEIVRLRNYYEVHKELFEGVQKWEESWRLFLEFERKASDPSRFTNRGGNLLKEEKQRAKLQKTLPKLEEELKARIEMWEREHSKAFVVNGQKFMEYVTEQWEMHQLEKERAKQERQLKNKKQTETEMLYGSTPRTPKRRGPTPSTPGKVRKLNTTTMSNATANSSIRPVFSGTVYRSPVSRLPPSGSKPVITSTCSGKKTPRAVKHGANKENLELNGSILSARTFKGFQI comes from the exons ATGAGGAGAAG tGAGGTGCTGGCAGAGGAGTCCATAGTATGTCTCCAGAAAGCCCTGAATCACCTTCGGGAAATATGGGAATTGATTGGCATTCCAGAGGACCAGCGGTTACAAAGAACTGAGGTTGTAAAGAAGCACATCAAG GACCTCCTGGATATGATGATTGCTGAAGAGGAAAGCCTGAAGGAAAGACTTATCAAAAGCATAGCCGTCTGTCAAAAAGAGCTGAATACTCTGTGCAGCGAGTTAAATGTCGAGCCTTTTCAT GAAGAAGGAGAGACAACCATCTTGCAACTAGAAAAGGATTTGCGCACTCAGGTGGAactgaggaggaaacagaaaaaggaaagaaaacaagaactgaaaattcttcaagaacaAGATCAAGAACTGTGTGAAATTCTTTGCATGCCCCATTATGAAATCGACAGCACCTCAGTTCCCAGCTTAGAAGAGCTGAACCAGTTTAGACAACACGTGGCAACTTTGAGGGAAACAAAA GCATCTAGGCGTGAGGAGTTTGTTAACATAAAGAGACAGATCATACTGTGTATGGAGGAATTAGAGCACACGCCAGACACAAGCTTTGAAAGAGACGTGGTGTGTGAAGATGAAGAAGCCTTCTGTTTATCTCTGGAAAATATTGCAACACTACAGAAGTTGCTCCGGCAG CTGGAAGTGCGAAAATCACAAAATGAAGCAGTGTGTGAGGGGCTGCGTGCTCAGATACGAGAGCTCTGGGATAGGTTGCAAATACCTGCAGAAGAAAGAGAAGCTGTGGCCACGGTTATGACTGGGTCGAAGGCCAAGGTCCGGAAAGCG CTGCAATTAGAAGTGGATCGGTTGGAAGAACTGAAAATGCAAAACATGAAGAAAGTGATTGAGGCAATCCGAGTGGAGGTGGCTCAGTACTGGGACAGGTGTTTTTATAGCCAGGAGCAGAGACAAGCTTTCGCTGCTTACTACTCTG AGGACTACACAGAAAATCTGCTCCAGCTCCATGATGCCGAGATCGTGCGGTTAAGAAACTACTATGAGGTTCACAAAGAACTCTTTGAAGGTGTCCAGAAGTGGGAAGAGAGCTGGAGGCTTTTCTTAGAGTTTGAG AGAAAAGCTTCAGATCCAAGTCGATTTACAAATCGTGGAGGAAATCTTCTaaaagaggaaaagcagagagCCAAGCTCCAAAAAACACTCCCTAAG TTGGAAGAGGAGTTGAAAGCAAGGATTGAAATGTGGGAACGAGAGCATTCAAAGGCATTTGTGGTGAATGGGCAGAAATTCATGGAGTATGTAACAGAACAGTGGGAGATGCACCAACTGGAGAAAGAGAGAGCCAAGCAGGAACGA caactaaagaacaagaagcagacagagacagagatgctCTACGGCAGTACTCCGCGAACACCCAAGCGGCGAGGACCGACACCCAGCACTCCAGGCAAAGTGCGCAAG CTGAACACTACCACCATGTCCAATGCTACGGCCAACAGCAGCATTCGGCCTGTCTTTTCGGGGACAGTCTACCGCTCTCCTGTGTCTCGACTTCCACCTTCTGGCAGCAAG CCAGTCATCACTTCCACCTGTTCGGGGAAAAAAACACCCCGTGCCGTCAAGCATGGAGCCAACAAGGAGAACCTGGAGCTCAATGGCAGCATCCTCAGCG cGCGAACTTTCAAAGGCTTCCAAATCTGA
- the PRC1 gene encoding protein regulator of cytokinesis 1 isoform X5 has product MRRSEVLAEESIVCLQKALNHLREIWELIGIPEDQRLQRTEVVKKHIKDLLDMMIAEEESLKERLIKSIAVCQKELNTLCSELNVEPFHEEGETTILQLEKDLRTQVELRRKQKKERKQELKILQEQDQELCEILCMPHYEIDSTSVPSLEELNQFRQHVATLRETKASRREEFVNIKRQIILCMEELEHTPDTSFERDVVCEDEEAFCLSLENIATLQKLLRQLEVRKSQNEAVCEGLRAQIRELWDRLQIPAEEREAVATVMTGSKAKVRKALQLEVDRLEELKMQNMKKVIEAIRVEVAQYWDRCFYSQEQRQAFAAYYSEDYTENLLQLHDAEIVRLRNYYEVHKELFEGVQKWEESWRLFLEFERKASDPSRFTNRGGNLLKEEKQRAKLQKTLPKLEEELKARIEMWEREHSKAFVVNGQKFMEYVTEQWEMHQLEKERAKQERQLKNKKQTETEMLYGSTPRTPKRRGPTPSTPGKVRKLNTTTMSNATANSSIRPVFSGTVYRSPVSRLPPSGSKPVITSTCSGKKTPRAVKHGANKENLELNGSILSGMFN; this is encoded by the exons ATGAGGAGAAG tGAGGTGCTGGCAGAGGAGTCCATAGTATGTCTCCAGAAAGCCCTGAATCACCTTCGGGAAATATGGGAATTGATTGGCATTCCAGAGGACCAGCGGTTACAAAGAACTGAGGTTGTAAAGAAGCACATCAAG GACCTCCTGGATATGATGATTGCTGAAGAGGAAAGCCTGAAGGAAAGACTTATCAAAAGCATAGCCGTCTGTCAAAAAGAGCTGAATACTCTGTGCAGCGAGTTAAATGTCGAGCCTTTTCAT GAAGAAGGAGAGACAACCATCTTGCAACTAGAAAAGGATTTGCGCACTCAGGTGGAactgaggaggaaacagaaaaaggaaagaaaacaagaactgaaaattcttcaagaacaAGATCAAGAACTGTGTGAAATTCTTTGCATGCCCCATTATGAAATCGACAGCACCTCAGTTCCCAGCTTAGAAGAGCTGAACCAGTTTAGACAACACGTGGCAACTTTGAGGGAAACAAAA GCATCTAGGCGTGAGGAGTTTGTTAACATAAAGAGACAGATCATACTGTGTATGGAGGAATTAGAGCACACGCCAGACACAAGCTTTGAAAGAGACGTGGTGTGTGAAGATGAAGAAGCCTTCTGTTTATCTCTGGAAAATATTGCAACACTACAGAAGTTGCTCCGGCAG CTGGAAGTGCGAAAATCACAAAATGAAGCAGTGTGTGAGGGGCTGCGTGCTCAGATACGAGAGCTCTGGGATAGGTTGCAAATACCTGCAGAAGAAAGAGAAGCTGTGGCCACGGTTATGACTGGGTCGAAGGCCAAGGTCCGGAAAGCG CTGCAATTAGAAGTGGATCGGTTGGAAGAACTGAAAATGCAAAACATGAAGAAAGTGATTGAGGCAATCCGAGTGGAGGTGGCTCAGTACTGGGACAGGTGTTTTTATAGCCAGGAGCAGAGACAAGCTTTCGCTGCTTACTACTCTG AGGACTACACAGAAAATCTGCTCCAGCTCCATGATGCCGAGATCGTGCGGTTAAGAAACTACTATGAGGTTCACAAAGAACTCTTTGAAGGTGTCCAGAAGTGGGAAGAGAGCTGGAGGCTTTTCTTAGAGTTTGAG AGAAAAGCTTCAGATCCAAGTCGATTTACAAATCGTGGAGGAAATCTTCTaaaagaggaaaagcagagagCCAAGCTCCAAAAAACACTCCCTAAG TTGGAAGAGGAGTTGAAAGCAAGGATTGAAATGTGGGAACGAGAGCATTCAAAGGCATTTGTGGTGAATGGGCAGAAATTCATGGAGTATGTAACAGAACAGTGGGAGATGCACCAACTGGAGAAAGAGAGAGCCAAGCAGGAACGA caactaaagaacaagaagcagacagagacagagatgctCTACGGCAGTACTCCGCGAACACCCAAGCGGCGAGGACCGACACCCAGCACTCCAGGCAAAGTGCGCAAG CTGAACACTACCACCATGTCCAATGCTACGGCCAACAGCAGCATTCGGCCTGTCTTTTCGGGGACAGTCTACCGCTCTCCTGTGTCTCGACTTCCACCTTCTGGCAGCAAG CCAGTCATCACTTCCACCTGTTCGGGGAAAAAAACACCCCGTGCCGTCAAGCATGGAGCCAACAAGGAGAACCTGGAGCTCAATGGCAGCATCCTCAGCG GGATGTTCAATTAA